The segment TTTATCTGAACTAGCATCCATGGTTATGGAACTGCATCAGCTCCGATACGTCATCGAGGTGGGCCGGCTCGGTTCGTTCACCGCGGCCGCGAGTGCGCTCCACGTCAGCCAGCCCGGCGTCTCCGCCCAGGTCGCGAAGCTCGAGCGCGAGCTCGGCGTCACGCTCTTCGACCGATCCTCGCGCACGCCACGTCTCACGCCCGAGGGCCAGGCGATGATGCCGACGATGCAAGCTGTGCTCGCAGGAATCGACGAGCTTGAGCTCGTGAGCAACGAACTGGTCGGACTCGTTCGAGGGAACGTGCGGATCGGCACGATCATCGGATGCACGATCCCGGGCTTCCTCGATGGCTTCGCGGAGTTCCGTACAGATCACCCGGGAGTGAGCGCGACGCTGGTCGAGGATGACTCGGACACATTGCTCGCGGGGTTGCTGGCGGGCGATCTCGACGTGGTGCTGCTCGCACATTCCGAACCGCTTCCGTCGACGATCACCAGTGTGACGTTCGTCGACGAGGCCATCTCCGTCGGAGTGCCGGAGGATCATCCGTGGTGCGGGAGCGGTGCGCTCGATGTCCACGAACTCGCGGATGTAGAAGTCATCACGCTCGCGGTCGGCACTGGCATCCGCGCCGCGCTGGATCAGATGAGCGACGCGGCGGAACGCGACCTCCGACCCGCGGTCGAAGCACACTCCCCCGACACCGTGCTCGAGCTAGCTGCCCGCGGCGCGGGCGTCGCTGTGCTCTCAGAATCGATGATCGATCCGCCGCTCGTCGCTGTTCCTCTGCGCCACGCAATGCATGCCGCACTTTCCGTTGCTGTTCGCCCGGGCCCTGGTCCTGCCGCCCACGCGCTGTTCAACGTCCTCCGCCGGAATCTCACTGCTGCGAGCTGAAAGCCACATCGCGCGCCGGTGCCAGACAGCGCCCCGCCCGCCCGTTGCAGACGACCGGGCGGCGAATCGCGAGCGAATCAGCAATCACACGTTGAAACGGAACTCCACCACGTCGCCGTCTCGCATGACGTAGTCCTTGCCCTCGAGGCGCGCCTTTCCCTTGGCGCGGGCCTCGAGCACGGATCCGGTCTCGATGAGATCGTCGAACGAGATCACCTCGGCCTTGATGAAGCCCTTCTCGAAGTCGGTGTGGATCACGCCCGCGGCCTGCGGCGCCTTCCAGCCCTTGCCGATGGTCCAGGCGCGAGACTCCTTCGGGCCGGCCGTGAGGTAGGTCTGCAGCCCCAGCGTCTCGAAGCCGATGCGTGCTAGTTGGTCGAGCCCCGATTCCTCCTGGCCCGTGGACGCCAGCAGTTCAGCCGCGTCCTCGGGATCGAGGTCGATGAGCTCCGACTCGATCTTCGCGTCGAGGAAGATCGCCTTGGCGGGGGCGACGAGCGCCTCCAGCTCGGCCTTGCGCGACGCATCCGTGAGCACGCCCTCGTCGACGTTGAAGACGAAGATGACTGGCTTCGAGGTGAGAAGCCCGAGCTCCTTGATGGGCCCGAGGTCGATGCCGCTGACCGACAGCAGGTGACCGCGCTCGAGCGTATCCTTCGCCTGGTTCGCGGTGTCGAGCACGGCGGGATCCGCTTTCTTACCCCGCACTTCCTTCTCGAACCGGGGAATCGCCTTCTCCAGCGTCTGCAGGTCGGCGAGCATGAGCTCGGCATTGATCGTCTCCATGTCGGATGCCGGGTTGACGGCCCCGTCGACGTGAACGACATCGTCGTCGGAGAACCCACGCACCACCTGGGCGATCGCATCGGCCTCGCGGATGTTCGCGAGGAACTGGTTGCCCAGCCCCTCTCCCTCGCTCGCGCCGCGCACGATGCCGGCGATGTCGACGAACGACACCGTCGCAGGAAGGATACGCTCGCTGCCGAAGATGCCGGCCAGCGTCTTCAGGCGCGGGTCGGGCAGGTTCACCACCCCGACATTGGGCTCGATGGTCGCGAACGGGTAGTTCGCCGCGAGCACGTCGTTCTTGGTGAGCGCGTTGAAGAGGGTGGACTTGCCGACGTTGGGCAGTCCGACGATTCCGATGGTGAGAGCCACGGGGTACGAGTCTACCGGCGCCGGACGGGGATGAATCGACTCCGTCGCGGCGCGCCTGACGTGATTCCGTCCTGCGCCCCGCGAGGGTGGATGCGTGGCCCTGGATTTCACCGCGATCGACTTCGAGACGGCGAACTCCTCCCCCGCCTCCGCCTGCTCGGTCGGCCTGGTTCGCGTGCGCGGCGGCGAGGTCGTCGCCACCGCGGGATGGCTCATCCGCCCTCCTGCCGGTCATGACGAGTTCCAGACCTGGAACGTACGCATCCACGGCATCCAGCCCGACGACGTCGCGGCGGCCGACGGGTGGAGCGAGCAGCTCGACCGACTCTGCGCATTCGCCGGCGCCGACGTTCTCGTGGCGCACAACTCCGGGTTCGACCTCAACGTGCTGCGTCGC is part of the Microbacterium pseudoresistens genome and harbors:
- a CDS encoding LysR family transcriptional regulator, with amino-acid sequence MELHQLRYVIEVGRLGSFTAAASALHVSQPGVSAQVAKLERELGVTLFDRSSRTPRLTPEGQAMMPTMQAVLAGIDELELVSNELVGLVRGNVRIGTIIGCTIPGFLDGFAEFRTDHPGVSATLVEDDSDTLLAGLLAGDLDVVLLAHSEPLPSTITSVTFVDEAISVGVPEDHPWCGSGALDVHELADVEVITLAVGTGIRAALDQMSDAAERDLRPAVEAHSPDTVLELAARGAGVAVLSESMIDPPLVAVPLRHAMHAALSVAVRPGPGPAAHALFNVLRRNLTAAS
- the ychF gene encoding redox-regulated ATPase YchF; this translates as MALTIGIVGLPNVGKSTLFNALTKNDVLAANYPFATIEPNVGVVNLPDPRLKTLAGIFGSERILPATVSFVDIAGIVRGASEGEGLGNQFLANIREADAIAQVVRGFSDDDVVHVDGAVNPASDMETINAELMLADLQTLEKAIPRFEKEVRGKKADPAVLDTANQAKDTLERGHLLSVSGIDLGPIKELGLLTSKPVIFVFNVDEGVLTDASRKAELEALVAPAKAIFLDAKIESELIDLDPEDAAELLASTGQEESGLDQLARIGFETLGLQTYLTAGPKESRAWTIGKGWKAPQAAGVIHTDFEKGFIKAEVISFDDLIETGSVLEARAKGKARLEGKDYVMRDGDVVEFRFNV
- a CDS encoding exonuclease domain-containing protein, translated to MALDFTAIDFETANSSPASACSVGLVRVRGGEVVATAGWLIRPPAGHDEFQTWNVRIHGIQPDDVAAADGWSEQLDRLCAFAGADVLVAHNSGFDLNVLRRACEATGDAPPPYRSLCSLQVARKVYQLDSYRLPIAAAAAGFGAFAHHDALADAKACAQIVIDAAQRTTAGSVDELADALGIRVVEPRLPAERAAA